In Streptomyces camelliae, the sequence TCGGCCGGACCGGAGGCGTCGACCAGCGCGGTCTGGATCAGCGTCGGCGCCCCGCCGAAGGCCACGCCCCACGCCGCGACCGCCCCGACCAGCAGCACATGCGCCGCCGCGCCCAGGCCCAGCACCAGCAGCACGCCCGCGAACAGGGCGAGCGCCATCAGCAGTGTGCGGCGCGGCCACCGGTCGATCAGCACCCCGGTGAGCCAGATCCCGGCCACCGTGGCCGTCCCGAACACCGCGAGCAGCAGTCCTGTGCGGTGGTATCCCGCGTGCGCGGCGAACGGGGCGACATACGTGTACATCACCTGGTGCCCCAGCAGCAGGAACAGTGTCACGGACAGCACCGGGCGGATCCCGGGCCGTCGTGCGACCCCGGTGAGCGGCACGCGCGCGTGCGCCGGTTCGCCGGGGAAGGCGGGCACGCGCAGCCGTATCCACGCCACGAGCAGCACCGCGAGCACGGCCAGTGTGCCGAACGCCGCGCGCCAGCCCACCGCACCGGCCAGCGCCGTACCGGCGGGCACCCCGAGCGCCAGGGCCAGGGTGATCCCGGCGAGCACGATCGCGATGGCCCGCCCGCGCCGGTCGGCCGGCACCATCCGGGCCGCGTAGCCGGCCAGCATCGCCCACAGCGTGCCGCCCATCGCACCAGCCAGCAGCCGGGCCGCGAAGGTGAGCGGGTACGCCGAGGACAGCGCGACCAGCGCGTCGCTCGCGGCGAACCCGAGCAGCGCCCCGCACAGCACCGTCCGCCGCGGCAGCCCGCGCAGCGCCGCGGTGACCGGGACCGCGGCCGCGAACGAGGCTGCCGCGTAGGCGGTGACGAGGAAGCCGACCCGGGACTCGGCGACCCCCAGCGGCGGCGCCATCACGGGCAGCAGCCCGGCCGGGAGCAGCTCCGTCAGGACGGCGGTGAACGCGGCACAGGACAGGGCGAGCAGCCCCGACCACGGCAACCGACCGCCCTTGAGCTGGGGATACGTGGAAGACACGGAGAACACGGTCATGCGACCATGGTGGGAGCTTCACATCAGTATGAAGGTCAAACATGTGCCGGGAGAACATGATGCGGATCGGTGAGCTGTCGCGCCGCACCGGCGTCCCGACCCGGCTGCTGCGCTACTACGAGGAACAGGACCTGCTCCACCCCGAGCGCTCCGGGAACGGCTACCGCAGCTATCCCGAGTCCGCGGTGGCCGACGTCCAGCAGATCCGCGGCCTGCTGGACTCCGGGCTCACCACCGAGATGATCCGTGTGATCCTGCCGTACCTGTCCGGACCCGGCGAGCTCCATCCGCCCGCCGCGTGCGTGACCCCGCAGACGGCCGCCCTGCTCCAGGGGCACATCGACCGCATCCAGGCGCGCATCGACTGCCTGGCCCGCAACCGCGACCGGCTGACCGCCTACCTCGCCGCCGTACGGCCGGACGGAAGCGGGCCCGACGCGCGGTAATCCCGTTGCCCGGCCGGGGCCGGACTGATCGGCTGGGCGCATGGATCACACCACGGTACTCGCCCGCTACGACCGCGACATGCGCGAACGCGCACGCCCCGACGGCCCTGGCGCCCGGATCGAACGGGCCGGCGCGGTCGTGCGCCAGGTCGCGGACGCCCACGGCTGGAACGGCGTGCTCTGGAGCGCTCTGGACGCGGCCGGCGCCGACCGGGCGATCCGCGAGCAGATCGACCACTTCACCGCCCTCGGCCGGGACTTCGAGTGGAAGCTCTACGGCCACGACCGGCCCGTGGATCTCGCCGCCCGGCTCACCGCCGCCGGATTCCGGGCCGAGCCGGAGGAGACGTTGCTCGTCGCCGACGTCGACTCCCTCGCCCTGGACGCCGAACCGCCCGCGGGCATCCGGCTCGTGGCGGCCGATGACGAGGCCGGCGTCGATCTCGTCGTCGGCGTGCACGAGCAGGCCTTCGGCACCGACGGCACCCGGCTGCGGCACCGGCTGCTCGCGCGACTGGCCGCCGACCCCGGCACGGTCGTCGCCGTGGTCGCGCTCGCCGGGGACGAACCGGTCAGCGCCGCCCGCATGGAGTTGGTGCCCGGCACCCCGTTCGCCGGGCTGTGGGGCGGCGGCACCGCCCCGGCCTGGCGCGGCCGGGGCATCTACCGCGCCCTGGTCGCCCACCGTGCCCGCGTCGCCGCCGCCCGCGGCTACCGCTACCTCCAGGTCGACGCCTCACCCATGAGCCGCCCGATCCTCCAGCGCCTCGGTTTCCACGCCCTGAGCACCACCACGCCGTATCTGTACGGGGATTGAGCTCGGACCCGCCGAGAGGGGACGGGGATTGAGCTCGGACCCGCCGAGAGGGGACGGGGATTGAGCTCGGACCCGCCGAGAGGGGAGGGCGGGGCCGGCTCGTTCATTGCCTGGACTTTCTGTTCACCGGACCGTCATGCCATGTACCTTTCAAACAGTCCACGCGTGTAGAACCCTCAATCCGGTTCTACGCGCGCAGATTTGGCGTCCCCCACCGCCACTCCCCACCCCTCAACGGAGGTTCGCCGGATGCTTGGATCCATGAGATCCCGCCGCAGACTCACCACCGCCCTGGCCGGATTTGGGCTGCTCCTCACCGGAGCCGCCGTCCAGGTCGGCAGCGGCAGCACCCCCGCCCACGCGGCGACCACACACCGCATCCTGTTCGACAACGCCCACGCCGAGACGGCCGGCAACGCAGACTGGATCATCTCGACCAGTCAGCCCGACCCGCTCGGCGAGAACTCGTCCCCGTCCGCCGAGACCGACTGGACCGGCGCCATCTCCTCCTGGGGCGTGGCGCTGCAGAAGACCGGCAACTACAGCCTGAAGACGCTGCCGTCGGGCTCCAGCCTCAGCTACGGCGGCTCGTCCTCGCTCGACCTGTCGAACTTCGACACGCTGGTCCTGCCGGAGCCCAACACGCTGTTCACGAGCGCCGAGAAGACGGCGATCATGAACTTCGTGAAGAACGGCGGCGGGCTGTTCATGATCTCCGACCACACCGGAGCCGACCGCAACAACGACGGCTACGACGCGGTCCAGATCCTGAACGACCTGATGACGAACAACAGCGTCGACTCCAGCGACCCGTTCGGCTTCTCGATCGACTCGCTGAACATCTCCTCCGACCACCCGGCCGCGATCAGCGACAGCACCGACCCGGTCCTGCACGGCTCCTTCGGCACCGTCACCAAGAGCCTGATCGCCAACGGCACCACGGCCACCCTCAAGCCGTCGGACAACTCCGCCGTCAAGGGCCTGCTGTACCGCACCGGTTACTCCGGCAACACCGGCGCCTTCTTCCTGACGTCCACGTTCGGCAGCGGCCGCGTCGCCTTCTGGGGCGACAGCTCCCCGATCGACGACGGCACCGGCCAGTCCGGCAACACCCTGTACGACGGCTGGAACGACTCCAGCGCCACCAACGCGGCCCTCGCCCTCAACGCCACCGAATGGCTCTCCGGCGCCAGTGGCACCAGCGGTGGCGGCGGGACCGGTGGCGGCACCGGCGGAGGTACCGGCACCTGCACCGCCGCGCAGCTCCTCGGCAACCCGGGCTTCGAGTCCGGCAACACCACCTGGAGTGCCTCCAGCGGTGTCATCACCAACTCGACCGGCGAGTCGGCCCGTTCGGGCTCGTACTACGCCTGGCTCGACGGCTACGGCACCGCCACCACCGACACGCTCTCCCAGTCG encodes:
- a CDS encoding MFS transporter, which codes for MTVFSVSSTYPQLKGGRLPWSGLLALSCAAFTAVLTELLPAGLLPVMAPPLGVAESRVGFLVTAYAAASFAAAVPVTAALRGLPRRTVLCGALLGFAASDALVALSSAYPLTFAARLLAGAMGGTLWAMLAGYAARMVPADRRGRAIAIVLAGITLALALGVPAGTALAGAVGWRAAFGTLAVLAVLLVAWIRLRVPAFPGEPAHARVPLTGVARRPGIRPVLSVTLFLLLGHQVMYTYVAPFAAHAGYHRTGLLLAVFGTATVAGIWLTGVLIDRWPRRTLLMALALFAGVLLVLGLGAAAHVLLVGAVAAWGVAFGGAPTLIQTALVDASGPADADVATSLQTTVYNAGIAAGSLTGRVALDVLGAGALPWTALAPAVVALGVVAAGRRYAFPAVRRGVAPEANPPSEPCEVAVPCAAGDHAVRRSVDDGEGK
- a CDS encoding MerR family transcriptional regulator produces the protein MRIGELSRRTGVPTRLLRYYEEQDLLHPERSGNGYRSYPESAVADVQQIRGLLDSGLTTEMIRVILPYLSGPGELHPPAACVTPQTAALLQGHIDRIQARIDCLARNRDRLTAYLAAVRPDGSGPDAR
- a CDS encoding GNAT family N-acetyltransferase; translation: MDHTTVLARYDRDMRERARPDGPGARIERAGAVVRQVADAHGWNGVLWSALDAAGADRAIREQIDHFTALGRDFEWKLYGHDRPVDLAARLTAAGFRAEPEETLLVADVDSLALDAEPPAGIRLVAADDEAGVDLVVGVHEQAFGTDGTRLRHRLLARLAADPGTVVAVVALAGDEPVSAARMELVPGTPFAGLWGGGTAPAWRGRGIYRALVAHRARVAAARGYRYLQVDASPMSRPILQRLGFHALSTTTPYLYGD
- a CDS encoding hydrolase, whose protein sequence is MLGSMRSRRRLTTALAGFGLLLTGAAVQVGSGSTPAHAATTHRILFDNAHAETAGNADWIISTSQPDPLGENSSPSAETDWTGAISSWGVALQKTGNYSLKTLPSGSSLSYGGSSSLDLSNFDTLVLPEPNTLFTSAEKTAIMNFVKNGGGLFMISDHTGADRNNDGYDAVQILNDLMTNNSVDSSDPFGFSIDSLNISSDHPAAISDSTDPVLHGSFGTVTKSLIANGTTATLKPSDNSAVKGLLYRTGYSGNTGAFFLTSTFGSGRVAFWGDSSPIDDGTGQSGNTLYDGWNDSSATNAALALNATEWLSGASGTSGGGGTGGGTGGGTGTCTAAQLLGNPGFESGNTTWSASSGVITNSTGESARSGSYYAWLDGYGTATTDTLSQSVTIPSGCSATLSFYLHIDTAETSTSTAYDTLKVQVLNSSGTVLGTLATYSNLNAASGYTQRSFDLSSYAGQTVTLKFTGTEGSQYQTSFVVDDTALNVA